The following are encoded in a window of Panicum virgatum strain AP13 chromosome 5N, P.virgatum_v5, whole genome shotgun sequence genomic DNA:
- the LOC120675606 gene encoding peroxidase 1-like yields MMRMSSGLAGPVALAAAVCLLLPAAGLAQLQVGFYNTSCPNAEALVRQAVTAAFANNSGVAPGLIRLHFHDCFVRGCDASVLLTVNPAGGNTERDAPPNNPSLRGFEVIDAAKAAVERSCPRTVSCADIVAFAARDSVNLTGNTFYQVPSGRRDGRVSNATEAFILPGPNSTAQNLTDGFARKGLSAEDMVVLSGSHTIGRSHCASFLFRNRQRLAAGTISPAYQALLEALCPPTTGQFTPNTSEIDLSTPTVMDNNYYKLLPLNLGLHFSDDQLIRNATLAPFASAFAANETLWKEKFAAAMIKMGNIEVKTGTQGEIRLNCSVVNPGSSAAGIEMMMAFPAGTSDATADEVATS; encoded by the exons ATGATGAGGATGAGCAGCGGCCTGGCAGGCCCGGTGGCGCTCGCAGCCGCCGTgtgcctgctgctgccggcggcgggcctGGCGCAGCTGCAGGTGGGGTTCTACAACACCTCCTGCCCCAACGCCGAGGCGCTCGTGCGTCAGGCCGTCACGGCCGCCTTCGCCAACAACTCCGGCGTCGCGCCCGGGCTCATCCGGCTCCATTTCCATGACTGCTTTGTCAGG GGCTGCGACGCCTCCGTCCTCCTGACCGTGAACCCCGCCGGCGGCAACACCGAGCGCGACGCCCCGCCGAACAACCCAAGCCTGCGCGGCTTCGAGGTGATCGACGCCGCCaaggccgccgtggagcgcaGCTGCCCGCGCACCGTCTCCTGCGCCGACATCGTCGCCTTCGCGGCCCGCGACAGCGTCAACCTCACCGGCAACACCTTCTACCAGGTCCCCTCGGGCCGCCGCGACGGGCGCGTCTCGAACGCGACGGAGGCCTTCATCCTCCCGGGGCCCAACAGCACGGCGCAGAACCTCACCGATGGCTTCGCCCGCAAGGGCCTCAGCGCCGAGGACATGGTGGTGCTGTCCGGCTCCCACACCATCGGCCGCTCCCACTGCGCCTCCTTCCTCTTCCGGAACCGGCAGCGGCTGGCCGCCGGGACCATCAGCCCGGCGTACCAGGCGCTGTTGGAGGCGTTGTGCCCGCCCACCACGGGCCAGTTCACCCCCAACACCTCCGAGATCGACCTGAGCACGCCGACGGTGATGGACAACAACTACTACAAGCTGCTGCCGCTCAACCTGGGCCTGCACTTCTCCGACGACCAGCTCATCCGCAACGCCACGCTAGCGCCGTTCGCCAGCGCCTTCGCCGCCAACGAGACGCTCTGGAAGGAGAAGTTCGCCGCCGCCATGATCAAGATGGGCAACATCGAGGTCAAGACCGGCACGCAGGGGGAGATCCGCCTCAACTGCAGCGTCGTCAACCCGGGGTCGTCGGCCGCCGGGATCGAGATGATGATGGCGTTCCCGGCCGGCACCTCAGATGCTACAGCCGACGAGGTCGCCACCAGCTGA